One window from the genome of Oncorhynchus gorbuscha isolate QuinsamMale2020 ecotype Even-year linkage group LG14, OgorEven_v1.0, whole genome shotgun sequence encodes:
- the LOC123995835 gene encoding extensin-like gives MFPLKSLNFLRPYTLSEPPPPPPATPSPSHHPLPQLHPLLATTPSPSYTHSEPPPPSPSYTLSEPPPPPATPSPSHPLPQLHPLRATTTPATPSPSHPLPQLHPLRAPNPPPATPSPSHPLPQLHPLRATTPSPSYTLSEPPPPPQATPTPSHHPPSPSYTLSEPPPPPATPSLSPLLQLHPLRATPPPSPGRNPEAGTQRQQPRGRNPERQEPRGSNPEAATQRQEPRGRNPEAATQRQEPRGSNPEAGTQRQQPRGRNPEAGTQRQEPRGRNPEAATQRQEPRGSNPEAATQRQQPRGRNPEAATQRQQPRGSNPEAAIQRQQPRGSNPEAGTQRQQPRGRNPEAGTQGQEPRGSNAEAATQRQQPRGSNPEAM, from the coding sequence TGAAGTCACTCAACTTTCTAAGACCCTACACCCTCTCCGAGCCACCACCCCCTCCCCCAGCTACACCCTCTCCGAGCCACCACCCCCTCCCCCAGCTACACCCTCTCCTAGCCACCACCCCCTCCCCAAGCTACACCCACTCCGAGCCACCACCCCCCTCCCCTAGCTATACGCTCTCCGAGCCACCACCACCCCCAGCTACACCCTCTCCGAGCCACCCCCTCCCCCAGCTACACCCTCTCCGAGCCACCACCACCCCAGCTACACCCTCTCCGAGCCACCCCCTCCCCCAGCTACACCCTCTCCGAGCCCCCAACCCTCCCCCAGCTACACCCTCTCCGAGCCACCCCCTCCCCCAGCTACACCCTCTCCGAGCCACCACCCCCTCCCCCAGCTACACCCTCTCCGAGCCACCACCCCCTCCCCAAGCTACACCCACTCCGAGccaccacccaccctcccccAGCTACACCCTCTCCGAGCCACCCCCTCCCCCAGCTACACCCTCTCTGAGCCCCCTCCTCCAGCTACACCCTCTCcgagccaccccccccccctccccaggcAGGAACCCAGAGGCAGGAACCCAGAGGCAGCAACCCAGAGGCAGGAACCCAGAGAGGCAGGAACCCAGAGGCAGCAACCCAGAGGCAGCAACCCAGAGGCAGGAACCCAGAGGCAGGAACCCAGAGGCAGCAACCCAGAGGCAGGAACCCAGAGGCAGCAACCCAGAGGCAGGAACCCAGAGGCAGCAACCCAGAGGCAGGAACCCAGAGGCAGGAACCCAGAGGCAGGAACCCAGAGGCAGGAACCCAGAGGCAGCAACCCAGAGGCAGGAACCCAGAGGCAGCAACCCAGAGGCAGCAACCCAGAGGCAGCAACCCAGAGGCAGGAACCCAGAGGCAGCAACCCAGAGGCAGCAACCCAGAGGCAGCAACCCAGAGGCAGCAATCCAGAGGCAGCAACCCAGAGGCAGCAACCCAGAGGCAGGAACCCAGAGGCAGCAACCCAGAGGCAGGAACCCAGAGGCAGGAACCCAGGGGCAGGAACCCAGAGGCAGCAACGCAGAGGCAGCAACCCAGAGGCAGCAACCCAGAGGCAGCAACCCAGAGGCAATGTAA